In a genomic window of Colius striatus isolate bColStr4 chromosome 2, bColStr4.1.hap1, whole genome shotgun sequence:
- the FAM98A gene encoding protein FAM98A isoform X1, which yields MPTRQPAAQAACEPRSFPVHRRRMEFELLESDVLESLEDLGYKGPLLDDGALAQAVSRGASSPEFTKLCAWLVSELRLFCKLEENVQATNSPDEAEGFQLEMSGLLAEMNCPYASLTSGDVTKRLHNQKNCLLLLTYLISELEAARMLCVNAPPKKAQEGGGSEVFQELKGICIALGMSKPPANITMFQFFSGIEKKLKETLAKVPPNHVGKPLLKKQLGPAHWEKIEAINQAIVNEYEVRRKLLVKRLDVTVQSFGWSDRAKSQTEKLAKVYQPKRALLSTKCTISIANLLAARQDLSKIMRTSSGSIREKTACAINKVLMGRVPDRGGRPNEIEPPPPEMPPWQKRPEGGSQQGGGGRGGRGGYESSYGGRGGYDHGGHDRGGRGGYDSSYGGRGGHEQGSHDRGGRGGGRGGYDHGGRGGGRGNKLQGGWTDGGGGGYQDGSYRESNYRDGGFQTGGYHGGGGGGGYQGGGYGGYQSSLYSGSGYQGGGGGGYQQDNRYQDGGSHGDRGGGRGGGRGGRGGRGGRGGQGGGWGGRGGQNFNQGGQFEQHFQHGGYQYNQSGFGQGRHFTS from the exons ATGCCAACCCGGCAGCCGGCGGCGCAAGCAGCGTGCGAGCCGC GTTCTTTCCCCGTGCACCGCCGCAGGATGGAGTTCGAGCTCCTGGAGAGCGACGTGCTGGAGTCGCTGGAGGACCTGGG TTACAAAGGTCCATTGTTGGATGATGGAGCGCTGGCCCAGGCAGTCTCCCGTGGAGCCAGCTCCCCTGAATTCACCAAACTCTGTGCTTGGTTGGTATCTGAGTTGCGGCTCTTCTGTAAACTAGAGGAAAATGTGCAGGCAACTAACA GTCCAGACGAAGCAGAAGGATTTCAGCTGGAAATGAGTGGGTTGCTGGCTGAAATGAACTGTCCATATGCATCGTTAACATCAGGAGATGTGACAAAACGCCTTCATAATCAAAAGAACTGTCTCTTGCTGCTTA CATACCTCATCTCAGAACTGGAAGCTGCCAGAATGCTGTGTGTGAATGCCCCTCCTAAAAAAGCACAGGAAGGAGGTGGCAGTGAAGTCTTTCAGGAGCTAAAAGGCATATGTATTGCTTTAGGCATGTCCAAGCCTCCAGCCAACATAACGATGTTCCAGTTCTTCAGTGGAATTGAGAAAAAA CTGAAGGAAACTCTAGCAAAGGTTCCACCTAATCATGTTGGAAAACCTTTGTTGAAGAAGCAACTGGGACCAGCTCACTGG GAAAAAATTGAAGCAATTAATCAAGCCATAGTCAACGAATACGAAGTCCGAAGAAAACTATTAGTCAAACGTTTGGATGTTACAGTGCAGTCCTTTGGCTGGTCAGACAGAGCTAAG AGTCAGACAGAAAAACTGGCTAAAGTCTACCAGCCAAAACGTGCCCTCTTGTCTACTAAGTGCACTATTTCCATTGCAAACCTCTTGGCAGCTCGGCAGGATCTATCAAAAATTATGAGAACGAGCAGTGGGTCCATCCGAGAGAAGACTGCATGTGCCATTAATAAG GTGCTGATGGGCAGAGTGCCTGACAGAGGGGGACGGCCCAATGAAATTGAACCGCCACCGCCCGAGATGCCACCGTGGCAGAAGAGACCTGAGGGTGGTTCGCAGCAAGGTGGCGGcggcagaggaggaagaggcgGCTACGAGTCCTCGTACGGAGGGCGAGGAGGTTATGACCACGGGGGTCACGaccgaggaggaagaggaggctaTGACTCATCGTATGGAGGGCGAGGAGGTCATGAACAAGGGAGCCATGATCGAGGAGGACGAGGAGGAGGACGTGGTGGTTACGATCATGGTGGCAGAGGAGGCGGAAGAGGAAACAAGCTTCAAGGAGGCTGGACAGATGGCGGAGGTGGTGGCTACCAGGATGGCAGCTACAGGGAGAGCAACTACAGAGATGGAGGTTTTCAAACGGGTGGCTACCATGGTggtggtggcggcggcggctACCAAGGAGGAGGCTATGGTGGCTACCAGTCGTCTTTATATTCAGGAAGTGGCTACCAagggggaggtggtggtggcTACCAGCAGGACAACAGATACCAAGACGGTGGGTCCCACGGTGACCGAGGGGGTGGGcgtggaggagggagggggggcCGTGGCGGTCGTGGTGGCCGCGGAGGtcagggaggag
- the FAM98A gene encoding protein FAM98A isoform X2: MAAGRPEGSRVEGSFPVHRRRMEFELLESDVLESLEDLGYKGPLLDDGALAQAVSRGASSPEFTKLCAWLVSELRLFCKLEENVQATNSPDEAEGFQLEMSGLLAEMNCPYASLTSGDVTKRLHNQKNCLLLLTYLISELEAARMLCVNAPPKKAQEGGGSEVFQELKGICIALGMSKPPANITMFQFFSGIEKKLKETLAKVPPNHVGKPLLKKQLGPAHWEKIEAINQAIVNEYEVRRKLLVKRLDVTVQSFGWSDRAKSQTEKLAKVYQPKRALLSTKCTISIANLLAARQDLSKIMRTSSGSIREKTACAINKVLMGRVPDRGGRPNEIEPPPPEMPPWQKRPEGGSQQGGGGRGGRGGYESSYGGRGGYDHGGHDRGGRGGYDSSYGGRGGHEQGSHDRGGRGGGRGGYDHGGRGGGRGNKLQGGWTDGGGGGYQDGSYRESNYRDGGFQTGGYHGGGGGGGYQGGGYGGYQSSLYSGSGYQGGGGGGYQQDNRYQDGGSHGDRGGGRGGGRGGRGGRGGRGGQGGGWGGRGGQNFNQGGQFEQHFQHGGYQYNQSGFGQGRHFTS; the protein is encoded by the exons ATGGCGGCGGGGCGCCCGGAGGGAAGCCGGGTGGAAG GTTCTTTCCCCGTGCACCGCCGCAGGATGGAGTTCGAGCTCCTGGAGAGCGACGTGCTGGAGTCGCTGGAGGACCTGGG TTACAAAGGTCCATTGTTGGATGATGGAGCGCTGGCCCAGGCAGTCTCCCGTGGAGCCAGCTCCCCTGAATTCACCAAACTCTGTGCTTGGTTGGTATCTGAGTTGCGGCTCTTCTGTAAACTAGAGGAAAATGTGCAGGCAACTAACA GTCCAGACGAAGCAGAAGGATTTCAGCTGGAAATGAGTGGGTTGCTGGCTGAAATGAACTGTCCATATGCATCGTTAACATCAGGAGATGTGACAAAACGCCTTCATAATCAAAAGAACTGTCTCTTGCTGCTTA CATACCTCATCTCAGAACTGGAAGCTGCCAGAATGCTGTGTGTGAATGCCCCTCCTAAAAAAGCACAGGAAGGAGGTGGCAGTGAAGTCTTTCAGGAGCTAAAAGGCATATGTATTGCTTTAGGCATGTCCAAGCCTCCAGCCAACATAACGATGTTCCAGTTCTTCAGTGGAATTGAGAAAAAA CTGAAGGAAACTCTAGCAAAGGTTCCACCTAATCATGTTGGAAAACCTTTGTTGAAGAAGCAACTGGGACCAGCTCACTGG GAAAAAATTGAAGCAATTAATCAAGCCATAGTCAACGAATACGAAGTCCGAAGAAAACTATTAGTCAAACGTTTGGATGTTACAGTGCAGTCCTTTGGCTGGTCAGACAGAGCTAAG AGTCAGACAGAAAAACTGGCTAAAGTCTACCAGCCAAAACGTGCCCTCTTGTCTACTAAGTGCACTATTTCCATTGCAAACCTCTTGGCAGCTCGGCAGGATCTATCAAAAATTATGAGAACGAGCAGTGGGTCCATCCGAGAGAAGACTGCATGTGCCATTAATAAG GTGCTGATGGGCAGAGTGCCTGACAGAGGGGGACGGCCCAATGAAATTGAACCGCCACCGCCCGAGATGCCACCGTGGCAGAAGAGACCTGAGGGTGGTTCGCAGCAAGGTGGCGGcggcagaggaggaagaggcgGCTACGAGTCCTCGTACGGAGGGCGAGGAGGTTATGACCACGGGGGTCACGaccgaggaggaagaggaggctaTGACTCATCGTATGGAGGGCGAGGAGGTCATGAACAAGGGAGCCATGATCGAGGAGGACGAGGAGGAGGACGTGGTGGTTACGATCATGGTGGCAGAGGAGGCGGAAGAGGAAACAAGCTTCAAGGAGGCTGGACAGATGGCGGAGGTGGTGGCTACCAGGATGGCAGCTACAGGGAGAGCAACTACAGAGATGGAGGTTTTCAAACGGGTGGCTACCATGGTggtggtggcggcggcggctACCAAGGAGGAGGCTATGGTGGCTACCAGTCGTCTTTATATTCAGGAAGTGGCTACCAagggggaggtggtggtggcTACCAGCAGGACAACAGATACCAAGACGGTGGGTCCCACGGTGACCGAGGGGGTGGGcgtggaggagggagggggggcCGTGGCGGTCGTGGTGGCCGCGGAGGtcagggaggag